In the genome of Propionispora hippei DSM 15287, one region contains:
- a CDS encoding defense against restriction DarA-related protein: MLHRYYLTQRPVSIGTQPKGFFSFSDDPGELPNGITYYGHVDYDRDLTDQEVKEYELYDGGKNFNALDG; this comes from the coding sequence ATGTTGCACCGATACTATCTGACGCAGCGCCCCGTATCTATTGGGACGCAGCCTAAAGGCTTTTTCTCTTTCAGCGACGATCCCGGGGAACTCCCGAATGGGATCACATACTATGGGCACGTCGATTATGACCGCGACCTGACAGATCAGGAGGTCAAGGAATACGAGCTTTACGACGGTGGCAAGAATTTTAATGCTCTCGACGGCTGA
- a CDS encoding pyridoxamine 5'-phosphate oxidase family protein produces the protein MRDVEKTIGNLIDKQSIAFIGSVDEEGFPNMKAMLAPRQRIGIREFYLTTNTSSLRVRQYRENSKASLYFCDRRFFRGVMLKGKMEVLEDAAVKAMIWREGDTLYYPLGVTDPDYCVLRFVAEAGRYYSNFASESFIVE, from the coding sequence GTGCGCGACGTGGAAAAAACGATTGGTAATTTGATTGATAAGCAAAGTATTGCCTTTATCGGATCGGTAGATGAAGAAGGATTTCCCAATATGAAAGCCATGCTGGCACCCCGCCAGCGGATTGGAATCAGGGAGTTCTATTTAACGACCAATACCTCGTCCTTACGGGTACGACAATACAGGGAAAATTCAAAAGCCAGCCTGTATTTTTGCGACAGGCGTTTTTTTCGCGGCGTCATGCTAAAAGGGAAGATGGAAGTGCTGGAAGACGCGGCTGTCAAAGCAATGATCTGGCGTGAAGGAGATACGCTGTATTATCCGTTGGGCGTCACCGATCCTGATTATTGTGTCCTGAGATTTGTAGCGGAAGCAGGCCGGTATTACAGCAACTTTGCCTCGGAAAGTTTTATTGTGGAGTAA
- a CDS encoding DUF3560 domain-containing protein encodes MNAYEEKVEARKEYYEKKAAAARAESSARWDESRKMASRIPFGQPILVGHHSERADRAYRDRIFKTGEKAYEAGKKADYYEEKAEATGRGGISADDPDAIKKLEEKLEKLETLQSNMKAANRSIRLKDTEKGDAQLREQGYTDKEIEGLRTPSCFGRIGYAPYQLSNNNANISNVKKRIENLKKLQEVQETPDEETDLYTYSIYDNRCQFLFDGKPEPAVIGILKRHSFKWSPSRKAWVRQATGNGIYAAGQVKKQLAEMEEI; translated from the coding sequence ATGAATGCTTATGAGGAAAAGGTGGAGGCCCGTAAGGAATACTATGAAAAGAAGGCGGCAGCAGCTAGGGCCGAGAGCAGCGCCCGCTGGGATGAATCACGCAAGATGGCAAGCCGAATCCCGTTTGGTCAGCCGATATTGGTTGGCCATCATTCAGAGCGCGCCGACCGGGCCTATCGTGACAGGATTTTCAAGACCGGTGAAAAGGCTTACGAGGCTGGAAAGAAGGCCGACTACTACGAAGAAAAAGCGGAGGCTACCGGACGGGGCGGAATCAGCGCCGACGATCCCGACGCGATCAAGAAGCTGGAAGAAAAGCTGGAAAAGCTCGAGACACTGCAGAGCAATATGAAAGCGGCCAACCGCTCAATCCGATTGAAGGACACTGAAAAAGGCGATGCACAGCTCCGGGAGCAGGGCTACACTGACAAAGAAATCGAAGGCTTGAGAACGCCGAGCTGCTTTGGTCGTATTGGATATGCGCCTTATCAGCTGTCAAATAACAATGCGAACATCAGCAACGTGAAGAAGCGTATCGAGAATCTAAAAAAGCTTCAGGAGGTTCAGGAAACGCCTGACGAGGAGACAGACTTATACACATATAGCATTTACGACAATCGCTGCCAGTTCCTGTTTGACGGCAAGCCAGAGCCAGCGGTGATTGGGATTTTGAAGCGACACTCTTTCAAGTGGTCGCCGTCACGTAAAGCGTGGGTGCGGCAGGCGACTGGGAACGGGATTTACGCTGCCGGACAGGTGAAGAAGCAGCTGGCAGAAATGGAGGAGATTTGA
- a CDS encoding glycoprotease, whose protein sequence is MEYIEKNWKKLLTLLIVTLLVIGGALWFFRWQQRQQEILHEAQQVTQEQEQSIKGLQDKLQISTDNATMLADKIGQIQAAGSTVKPSITFHVTAPTVQAAADDVQQRITAGDTTLPAAAIEQTDRTVVTPITQDETGQALPADQQKVDVYKINLRKDHRIKAGVTAVDGRAYPTIGYEQGRAEGLVHFDGCRPDGVTILYNVVEW, encoded by the coding sequence ATGGAATACATAGAAAAGAATTGGAAGAAATTGCTGACGCTACTCATTGTTACCCTGCTTGTTATCGGCGGGGCATTATGGTTTTTCCGTTGGCAGCAGCGGCAGCAGGAGATACTGCACGAAGCCCAGCAGGTGACACAGGAGCAGGAGCAGAGTATCAAAGGATTGCAGGACAAGCTACAGATCAGCACCGATAACGCTACGATGCTTGCTGACAAGATTGGTCAGATTCAAGCAGCAGGTAGCACGGTTAAGCCAAGCATCACGTTCCACGTAACAGCCCCGACAGTGCAGGCAGCGGCGGATGATGTGCAACAGCGGATCACTGCCGGAGACACGACGCTTCCGGCAGCAGCGATTGAACAGACTGACAGGACAGTTGTAACGCCGATAACGCAGGACGAGACCGGGCAGGCGCTTCCGGCAGACCAACAAAAAGTTGACGTATACAAAATCAACCTGCGCAAAGATCACCGAATAAAGGCCGGAGTAACAGCGGTTGACGGCAGAGCATATCCAACGATTGGCTACGAGCAAGGGCGTGCCGAAGGTTTGGTACACTTCGACGGCTGCCGCCCAGACGGAGTAACGATTCTTTACAATGTGGTTGAGTGGTGA
- a CDS encoding peptidoglycan recognition protein family protein, which yields MRKVTIAELKSMAEQARQSIWDAAGSYDRVPKIYLHWSAGHYGQFFSDYHVNIDADGSIYVSTDDLSEVKNHTWKRNTGAIGVALACGVGSGSQSLGNEPPTAAQIEAMAQVVCALADGLWLTISKECVLTHGEAANNEDGETGYHNPYAWWNDSYGDGDTRGDLEYLGTDESPSYNPDATDGSRGGDIIRGKANWYRQQEDNK from the coding sequence ATGAGGAAAGTTACGATTGCAGAATTAAAATCTATGGCAGAGCAGGCCCGGCAGTCTATTTGGGACGCAGCCGGATCATACGACCGCGTGCCAAAGATTTATCTGCATTGGAGCGCCGGTCATTACGGCCAGTTTTTTTCTGATTATCACGTCAATATCGACGCTGACGGCAGCATCTATGTTAGTACCGACGATTTGAGCGAAGTCAAGAACCATACGTGGAAGCGTAACACCGGAGCTATTGGCGTTGCCTTGGCTTGCGGGGTAGGTTCGGGATCACAGTCCCTTGGCAACGAACCGCCGACGGCTGCACAGATTGAGGCTATGGCACAGGTTGTTTGTGCCTTGGCAGATGGCTTGTGGCTGACGATCAGCAAGGAATGCGTTTTGACGCACGGCGAAGCCGCGAACAATGAGGACGGCGAGACCGGCTACCACAATCCCTATGCTTGGTGGAATGACAGTTACGGCGACGGAGACACGCGGGGAGACCTTGAGTATCTCGGCACCGACGAAAGCCCGTCCTACAACCCGGACGCGACCGACGGCAGCCGGGGCGGCGACATCATCCGCGGGAAAGCAAATTGGTACAGGCAGCAGGAAGATAATAAGTGA
- a CDS encoding prevent-host-death protein: MTMEEFKNQVQAAAEELLSGDVKDAIITGIRDVVLPALKEVADPFTAKLKEDAAAESGWVKFRDGVFIPGVISIAFWVSEKLIDKMAEKETAAIPADTQDAAATTPEQVTA, translated from the coding sequence ATGACTATGGAAGAATTTAAAAATCAGGTACAGGCAGCAGCGGAGGAACTCTTGAGCGGTGATGTGAAGGACGCAATCATCACGGGTATTCGTGATGTTGTTCTGCCAGCATTGAAAGAAGTAGCTGACCCATTCACGGCGAAGCTGAAAGAGGACGCAGCAGCAGAATCCGGCTGGGTTAAGTTCCGCGATGGCGTATTCATTCCGGGCGTAATCAGCATCGCTTTCTGGGTATCTGAAAAGCTGATTGATAAGATGGCAGAAAAAGAAACGGCGGCCATTCCTGCTGATACGCAGGACGCAGCCGCTACAACGCCGGAGCAGGTTACGGCTTGA